The following coding sequences are from one Pocillopora verrucosa isolate sample1 chromosome 5, ASM3666991v2, whole genome shotgun sequence window:
- the LOC131781281 gene encoding uncharacterized protein — translation MMKKREALKYFQALGKTFKMKEFKKYITKKEEIDFSLEEKDGHIVYVPGKNKLEEIPAGCILHTLNDQLVSNFGLNLSGTLEYLSFPEHYPLTLVFRSDHGQEGNHIKKKLTYPVPDNFFGEITPLTDKEIEHYTKLAQSWVKGLLDASTSDEGFEYVCTKNDVDVYQGTWPGSQLHLIRGVTRVKASKDEARALMISDTTEKFRRLFHMIDAHFQDGLVLHQFPANYKAPQVPFYSIKWAVMGSPGPVWFRDVCWLEYGDIIIDETGNELGFGVGSSITRPECPTLENYKLVRAEILSTGYVFKHRVDDPGYMDIIYVIQADPKGWIPKWAVNMFAWQQALNVSRIRKIIEGTLEAKERMSHHDRHGAEVQGVLVPHGQTHTVPIKVTQTLSRISFGFCSNHYDIGCYISGLPADREWSKSKRFSSNVTPVNGQVLVTDVGEYTLVFDNSYSWFKSKQIYYWYHLSSNEGSSES, via the exons ATGATGAAGAAGAGAGAGgccttgaaatattttcaggcATTGGGAAAAACTTTCAAGATGAAAGAGTTCAAGAAATACAtcacaaagaaagaagaaattgatttttcattggAAGAGAAGGACGGCCATATTGTTTACGTTCCTGGCAAGAACAAATTGGAGGAGATTCCTG ctGGATGCATCTTACACACGCTAAATGATCAACTTGTTTCCAATTTTGGTTTAAACCTCAGTGGAACCTTGGAATACTTGTCCTTCCCTGAACATTATCCCTTAACTTTGGTATTCAGATCAGACCATGGACAGGAAGGCAATCATATAAAGAAAAAGCTCACG TACCCAGTTCCAGACAATTTCTTTGGAGAAATAACACCTTTAACAGATAAAGAGATAGAACATTACACTAAACTAGCTCAGTCTTGGGTCAAGGGACTGTTGGATGCCTCCACATCTGATGAG GGTTTTGAGTATGTCTGCACCAAGAATGATGTTGACGTCTACCAAGGAACATGGCCTGGTAGTCAG CTTCATCTAATCCGTGGTGTTACCAGAGTTAAAGCATCCAAGGATGAAGCAAGAGCCCTTATGATATCAGATACTACAGAGAAGTTCCGACGTCTCTTCCACATGATAG aTGCTCATTTTCAAGATGGTTTAGTGTTGCATCAGTTTCCTGCTAATTACAAAGCCCCTCAAGTACCTTTCTATTCCATCAAGTGGGCGGTGATGGGGTCACCAGGGCCTGTTTGGTTCAGAGATGTCTGCTGGCTGGAATATGGAGACATAATCATTGATGAAACTGGAAATGAACTTGGATTTGGAGTG GGATCTTCAATTACTAGACCTGAATGTCCCACTttggagaattacaaattagTGCGAGCAGAAATCCTGAGTACTGGTTATGTTTTTAAACATCGTGTTGATGACCCAGGATACATGGAT ataatTTACGTCATTCAAGCTGACCCTAAAGGCTGGATCCCAAAGTGGGCTGTTAACATGTTTGCATGGCAGCAAGCATTAAATGTCTCACGGATAAGAAAGATCATTGAG GGAACACTTGAAGCTAAAGAGAGAATGTCTCATCATGACAGACATGGag CTGAGGTCCAAGGTGTTTTGGTACCTCATGGTCAAACACACACTGTTCCCATCAAAGTTACTCAAACTCTCTCAAGGATCTCGTTTGGCTTTTGTTCAAATCACTATGACATAGG TTGCTACATATCAGGTTTACCAGCAGACAGAGAATGGAGTAAAAGCAAGAGATTTAGCTCTAATGTTACTCCAGTGAATGGTCAA GTGCTGGTAACTGATGTTGGAGAATATACACTGGTGTTTGACAACTCTTACAGCTGGTTCAAATCCAAACAGATTTACTACTGGTACCATTTGAGTTCTAATGAGGGCTCCTCTGAATCATAG
- the LOC131781282 gene encoding U5 small nuclear ribonucleoprotein 40 kDa protein: MATKRKFAGENSGALVPVKKPKQNQLALQDQGGAIQSLPQRTSSLEAPIMLLSGHEGEIFTSRFHPSGETLASAGFDRLIYLWNVYGECENFAVLKGHTGAVMELHFSLDGSTMFTASTDKTLGIWDYETGARIKKLKGHSSFINSCYPSRRGPQYVVSGADDCTVKLWDTRKRGCAQTFQNIYQVTAVSFNDTSDQILSGGIDNEIKVWDLRKNDVLYKMSGHTDTVTGLSLSPDGSFILSNAMDNTVRMWDIRPFAPLERCLKVFTGAQHNFEKNLIKCSWSPDGLMISSGSADRFVYVWDTNSRRILYKLPGHDGSVNDVDFHPNELILMSCGSDKKIYLGELQA; encoded by the exons atggcgaccaaGCGTAAATTTGCAGGGGAGAATAGCGGCGCGCTAGTTCCTGTTAAGAAGCCGAAACAGAATCAGTTAGCTTTACAAGACCAAGGAGGGGCAATTCAATCG CTTCCCCAAAGAACATCAAGTCTTGAGGCTCCCATTATGTTGTTAAGTGGGCATGAG GGAGAGATTTTCACTTCAAGATTTCACCCCTCTGGGGAGACTTTGGCCTCAGCAGGATTTGATAGACTGATTT aCCTGTGGAATGTTTATGGAGAATGTGAAAACTTTGCAGTCCTCAAAGGTCATACTGGTGCAGTCATGGAATTACATTTCTCATTGGATGGGAG CACCATGTTCACAGCATCAACAGACAAGACATTAGGTATTTGGGATTATGAAACAGGTGCAAGGATAAAGAAGTTGAAAGGCCACAGTTCATTTATAAATAGTTGTTATCCATCTAGAAGAGGGCCTCAGTATGTTGTCAGTGGAGCAGATGATTGTACTGTCAAG TTGTGGGACACAAGAAAAAGAGGATGTGCACAAACATTTCAGAACATTTATCAA GTAACTGCAGTTTCATTCAATGACACAAGTGATCAAATCCTCTCAGGAGGCATAGACAATGAGATAAAG GTATGGGATCTTAGGAAAAATGATGTCCTATACAAGATGTCTGGACACACAGACACAGTCACTGGTCTTAGTCTCAGTCCAGACGGTTCATTTATCCTCTCCAATGCAATGGATAACACAG TTCGTATGTGGGATATTCGTCCATTTGCCCCTTTGGAAAGATGTCTGAAAGTTTTCACTGGAGCACAGCATAACTTTGAAAAG AATTTGATCAAGTGTTCTTGGTCCCCTGATGGACTGATGATATCATCTGGATCAGCTGATAG GTTTGTTTATGTCTGGGATACAAATTCCAGAAGAATTCTGTACAAACTCCCTGGACATGATGGATCAGTAAATGATGTTGACTTTCATCCCAATGAACTGATCT TGATGTCCTGTGGAAGTGACAAGAAGATATATCTTGGAGAATTGCAAGCATAA
- the LOC131781284 gene encoding zinc finger C2HC domain-containing protein 1A-like, translating to MADFDDYIDAFRDTGTPTRLAECSSCGRTFNPTALGRHAKVCQGQKKRKPFDSSKQRRSDLPKDFVKKPTKTQSELAAGGKKSNWREKHEEFVNNLRAARGVASAQKTGGPLPPPPPPAANPDYVQCPHCSRRFNEHAAERHIPFCKEQKSRLTNSSSAKSGSLAKRTQYKPPLPGKRTSTGSATTVSSAGKTRQVASAKTKSDLDFSSPGQSSGYGSRQPLASPSSRRKQVPNASPMSTRKGHSSPSQQRNKDMNGTYSGRARSSERNQHLFDSDEETSPATQIREARYGRRSSQSNGNTDNPGGRGGSRYSRPTSDYSDVSDRISSLSSSGQRNRHIALRDPSPTLFDDFGFDSNSPSPPMDHTPVSSRERLQETASHSARRGQREGSAGKKLSKFCHECGTKYPVENAKFCCECGMRRLYIDLT from the exons ATGGCAGATTTTGATGATTATATCGATG CTTTTCGTGACACGGGAACTCCTACAAGACTCGCCGAATGTTCGTCGTGTGGAAGAACTTTTAATCCAACTGCGCTC GGTCGACATGCGAAAGTTTGTCAAGGGCAGAAGAAGAGAAAGCCGTTTGATTCCTCTAAACAGAGGAGGTCTGATCTTCCCAAAGATTTTGTGAAAAAACCAACGAAGACACAGTCAGAATTAGCAGCCGGAGGAAAAAAG TCAAATTGGAGAGAAAAGCATGAAGAATTTGTCAACAATCTCAGAGCTGCTAGGGGCGTGGCTAGTGCCCAGAAGACAGGGGGTCCTCTCCCACCTCCTCCTCCACCAGCTGCAAACCCAGATTATGTACAGTGTCCACACTGCAGCCGGCGATTTAATGAACATGCTGCTGAGAGGCACATACCATTTTGTAAAGAGCAGAAGAGTCGTTTAACCAATTCATCTTCAGCAAAATCAGGAAGTTTAGCAAAGCGTACACAG TATAAACCTCCATTACCTGGAAAGAGGACATCTACTGGCTCTGCAACAACTGTATCATCAGCAGGAAAAACCAGACAAGTTGCTtcagcaaaaacaaaatcagatcTGGATTTCTCTTCTCCTGGTCAAAGCTCTG GTTATGGCAGCCGACAACCACTTGCCTCTCCTAGTTCCAGAAGAAAACAGGTGCCAAATGCAAGCCCAATGTCAACACGGAAAGGACACAGCTCACCATCGCAGCAGAGAAATAAAGATATGAATG GAACATATTCTGGCAGAGCAAGGAGCAGTGAAAGGAATCAACATTTGTTCGATTCTGATGAAGAAACATCGCCTGCCACTCAGATCAGGGAAGCCAGATATGGCCGCCGATCAAGCCAATCAAATGGGAATACAGATAACCCAGGGGGAAGGGGTGGATCAAGGTATTCACGACCTACCTCAGACTACTCGGACGTTTCTGATAGAATCTCGTCATTATCTTCATCAGGCCAAAGAAACAG gcATATCGCGTTACGAGATCCAAGCCCGACACTCTTTGATGATTTTGGGTTCGACAGTAACAGTCCCTCGCCGCCAATGGATCACACCCCTGTCTCGTCTCGAGAGAGACTGCAAGAGACTGCATCCCACTCTGCCAGAAGAGGACAAAGAGAAGGGAGCGCGGGGAAAAAGCTGTCAAAATTCTGCCATGAGTGCGGTACAAAATACCCTGTGGAAAATGCCAAGTTCTGCTGTGAATGTGGAATGAGGAGACTTTACATTGATCTTACATAA